Proteins from one Bactrocera neohumeralis isolate Rockhampton chromosome 3, APGP_CSIRO_Bneo_wtdbg2-racon-allhic-juicebox.fasta_v2, whole genome shotgun sequence genomic window:
- the LOC126752831 gene encoding probable serine hydrolase, with amino-acid sequence MDSNNSSAASADLNGASTSTNGNAATTAKTNGNGPCRDDDSWEEITIDVPWGTVAGKWWGPRNRQPVLAFHGWQDNAGTFDRLCPLLPAHIPILCIDLPGHGKSSHYPKGMQYFIFWDGICLIRRIVRLYGWENVTLLGHSMGGALTFMYAASFPEEVDKLINIDIAGPTVRDIERMAATTGWALDKFLDYENLPLKKLPCYSYEEMIKLVLDAYDGSVDEESVKVLMRRGMAPVPPEVQKDGFNFVRDLRLKVSLLGMFTMEQVLAYAKQIRCKVLNIRAEPGMNFQNPQFYAEVIETMRKHAKLVIFEKVPGTHHLHLVTPERVAPIISNFILKS; translated from the exons ATGGATTCGAACAACTCAAGCGCGGCTTCAGCTGATTTGAATGGTGCAAGCACTAGTACAAATGGAAATGCAGCCACAACGGCAAAAACAA ATGGCAACGGCCCCTGCAGAGATGACGATTCATGGGAAGAAATCACCATTGATGTACCATGGGGTACTGTAGCTG GCAAATGGTGGGGTCCACGTAATCGTCAGCCCGTACTAGCGTTTCATGGTTGGCAAGACAATGCCGGCACATTCGATCGCCTGTGTCCACTGCTACCCGCACACATTCCAATACTCTGCATTGATCTACCAGGACATGGCAAATCTTCACATTATCCCAAGGGCATGCAGTATTTCATCTTTTGGGATGGCATTTGTCTAATACGGCGCATTGTGCGTCTCTATGGCTGGGAAAATGTTACATTGTTGGGTCATTCAATGGGTGGCGCCCTCACATTCATGTATGCAGCTAGCTTTCCTGAAGAAGTAGATAAACTTATCAACATTGATATAGCTGGACCGACAGTGCGTGATATCGAACGTATGGCAGCCACTACTGGCTGGGCTTTAGATAAATTTCTGGATTATGAAAATTTACCGTTAAAAAAACTACCATGCTATAGTTATGAAGAGATGATCAAATTAGTTTTAGATGCCTATGATGGTTCGGTGGATGAGGAGTCCGTCAAAGTGTTAATGCGACGTGGCATGGCGCCAGTGCCACCGGAGGTGCAGAAAGATGGCTTTAATTTCGTCCGAGATTTACGCTTGAAAGTGAGTTTACTGGGCATGTTCACAATGGAGCAAGTACTGGCCTATGCCAAGCAGATACGCTGTAAAGTACTCAATATACGCGCTGAACCTGGTATGAATTTCCAAAATCCCCAATTCTATGCGGAAGTAATTGAAACGATGCGAAAGCATGCAAAATTGGTGATATTCGAGAAAGTACCTGGCACGCATCACTTGCATTTGGTAACGCCAGAGCGAGTGGCGCCCattattagtaattttataCTCAAGTCATAA